From a single Adhaeribacter swui genomic region:
- a CDS encoding HEAT repeat domain-containing protein yields the protein MMDEKYIDLVTGHLEGTLTLQQEAELQDYLEQGHIKASEIQEFKNLYCQLGDIPTLAPSPFMKADFQEMLADYKKAHPQKSPKGGFFGSWLAQWSVPQVFGQMVFGVIILAIGIGIGFRMTPAKTYEKELSHLTGEVQNMREVMMLTLLKQSSATERLKAVNLTSDLETADAKVIRALLQTLNNDPNVNVRLATIEALYQHASNPAVREGLIAAISQQDSPLVQIALADIMLSLQEKKSVGELQKLLRKKDLNQAVQTKVKQTINVLI from the coding sequence ATGATGGATGAGAAGTACATAGATTTAGTAACCGGTCACCTGGAGGGCACTTTAACCCTGCAGCAGGAAGCGGAATTGCAGGATTACCTGGAACAAGGTCATATTAAAGCTTCCGAAATACAGGAATTTAAAAATTTGTATTGCCAGCTGGGCGATATACCAACGCTGGCCCCCAGCCCCTTCATGAAAGCTGATTTTCAGGAAATGCTGGCAGATTATAAAAAAGCACATCCGCAGAAAAGCCCTAAAGGCGGTTTTTTCGGGAGCTGGCTGGCACAGTGGAGCGTACCGCAAGTGTTCGGGCAAATGGTTTTCGGGGTAATAATACTGGCGATTGGCATAGGCATTGGGTTCCGGATGACGCCCGCTAAAACTTACGAAAAAGAGCTGAGCCACTTAACCGGCGAGGTACAGAACATGCGCGAAGTAATGATGCTGACCTTACTTAAACAATCATCGGCCACGGAGCGCCTGAAAGCCGTGAACCTGACCAGCGATTTGGAAACGGCTGATGCGAAAGTAATCCGGGCTTTGCTGCAAACCTTAAATAACGACCCGAACGTGAACGTACGCTTAGCCACCATCGAAGCTTTGTACCAGCACGCCAGCAACCCCGCCGTACGCGAAGGCTTAATTGCCGCCATCAGCCAGCAAGATTCGCCGCTGGTGCAAATTGCCCTCGCCGATATTATGCTAAGCTTACAGGAGAAAAAATCGGTGGGTGAACTGCAAAAACTTTTGCGCAAAAAAGATTTAAATCAGGCCGTGCAGACCAAAGTAAAACAAACCATCAACGTACTTATTTAA
- a CDS encoding endonuclease domain-containing protein — protein sequence MRQGQIHSVDYLLENRRQLRQNLTSAEARLWQALRGSKLAGRKFRRQHSIEDYIVDFYCPTEKLIIELDGLMHNQTSINLNDQERDARLKQLEFIVLRFDNSAIIKDLGKVLATISCHFRKV from the coding sequence ATGCGGCAAGGGCAAATTCATTCGGTTGATTATTTATTGGAAAACAGGAGACAGTTGCGGCAAAATTTAACTTCGGCAGAAGCTAGGTTATGGCAAGCTTTGCGGGGGAGTAAATTGGCAGGTAGGAAATTTCGTCGACAACATAGTATCGAAGATTACATTGTCGATTTTTATTGTCCGACGGAAAAGTTAATTATTGAATTAGATGGGTTAATGCATAATCAAACAAGCATCAACTTAAACGACCAGGAACGAGACGCCCGGTTAAAGCAACTGGAGTTTATTGTTTTGAGGTTTGACAACTCTGCTATAATAAAAGACTTAGGAAAAGTGTTGGCTACTATATCGTGTCATTTTCGAAAGGTGTAA
- a CDS encoding RNA polymerase sigma factor has translation MDALADNALMLKVKSGDVDRLGLLFDRYHRVLYSFFYRFTSSKMVSEDLVQNVFMRMLKYKHTFTGDGKFTTWMYHLARNVYADHYRKDSRLGFSDDFTTVENSLHNSYNIEEQTKKDEEIQLLQKALNQLSHDKKEVLILSRYQDLKYKEIAEILCCSEAAVKVKVFRAMQDLKNIYTQLERQEI, from the coding sequence TTGGACGCACTTGCCGATAACGCTTTAATGCTGAAAGTAAAATCCGGAGACGTAGACCGCCTGGGATTGCTGTTTGACCGGTACCACCGGGTGCTGTACAGCTTTTTTTACCGGTTTACGTCGAGCAAAATGGTGAGCGAAGATTTAGTGCAGAACGTTTTTATGCGGATGCTGAAGTACAAACACACGTTTACCGGCGACGGTAAATTTACCACCTGGATGTACCACTTAGCCCGCAACGTATACGCCGACCATTACCGCAAAGACAGTCGTTTAGGTTTTTCGGATGATTTTACTACGGTAGAAAACAGTTTGCACAACTCATACAATATAGAAGAGCAAACCAAAAAAGACGAGGAAATACAATTACTACAAAAAGCCCTGAACCAGCTAAGTCACGATAAAAAAGAAGTGTTGATTTTGAGCCGGTACCAGGATTTAAAATACAAAGAAATTGCCGAGATACTGTGCTGCTCCGAGGCAGCCGTTAAAGTAAAAGTATTTCGGGCGATGCAGGATTTAAAAAATATTTATACCCAATTAGAGCGGCAAGAGATATGA